From Actinomycetota bacterium, a single genomic window includes:
- a CDS encoding aldo/keto reductase: MSAVLGSTGLPVSRIGLGLAALGRPAYITLRRDRDLGAARSQEAMERRAHEVMDAAYEAGIRYFDAARSYGYAERFLASWLERDEPLRKVTVGSKWGYRYTAGWRLDAEVNEVKDHSLEALRRQYAESRSILGDRLALYQIHSATLESGVLEDRRVLAELARLRDEGLVIGLTASGPRQGEVIRRALEVSVDGVNPFSAVQATWNVFEPSVGPALSEARKSGWGVIVKEALANGRLTSNGAPPAELARVADAHGVGPDAVALAAALSQPWASVCLSGAVSVDQLRSNVAAPAVTLSNHELDRLARLAEPPEQYWRTRAGLPWR; this comes from the coding sequence ATGAGCGCCGTGCTCGGTTCCACCGGGCTTCCGGTGTCGCGGATCGGTCTGGGCCTCGCCGCCCTCGGCCGCCCCGCCTACATCACCCTGAGGCGCGACCGGGACCTGGGCGCAGCCCGAAGCCAGGAGGCCATGGAACGGCGGGCGCACGAGGTGATGGACGCGGCGTACGAAGCTGGGATCCGGTACTTCGACGCCGCCCGGTCCTACGGGTACGCCGAACGGTTCCTGGCCTCCTGGCTCGAGCGGGACGAGCCCTTGCGCAAGGTGACGGTCGGGTCGAAGTGGGGGTATCGGTACACCGCGGGGTGGCGCCTCGACGCCGAGGTGAACGAGGTCAAGGACCACAGTCTGGAGGCCCTTCGGCGCCAGTACGCCGAGAGCCGTTCCATCCTGGGCGACCGTCTGGCCCTGTACCAGATCCACTCGGCGACCCTGGAAAGCGGCGTGCTGGAGGACCGCCGGGTGCTGGCCGAGCTGGCCCGCCTGCGGGACGAAGGTCTGGTCATCGGCCTGACCGCGAGCGGACCGCGGCAGGGCGAGGTGATCCGCCGGGCCCTGGAGGTCTCGGTCGACGGCGTGAACCCCTTCTCGGCGGTTCAGGCCACGTGGAACGTGTTCGAGCCCTCCGTGGGGCCGGCCCTCTCCGAGGCGCGGAAGTCGGGCTGGGGGGTGATCGTGAAGGAAGCCCTGGCCAACGGCCGCCTGACATCCAACGGCGCGCCGCCGGCCGAGCTGGCCCGTGTGGCCGACGCGCACGGCGTGGGGCCGGACGCGGTCGCGCTGGCCGCCGCCCTGTCCCAGCCGTGGGCGTCCGTCTGCCTGTCGGGAGCGGTCAGCGTCGACCAGCTCCGGAGCAACGTCGCCGCGCCGGCCGTCACGCTCTCGAACCACGAGCTCGATCGTCTGGCGCGGCTGGCCGAGCCCCCGGAACAGTACTGGCGAACCCGCGCCGGGCTCCCCTGGCGGTAG